Proteins from a single region of Calypte anna isolate BGI_N300 chromosome 26, bCalAnn1_v1.p, whole genome shotgun sequence:
- the SIKE1 gene encoding suppressor of IKBKE 1 isoform X4 has protein sequence MTCTIEKILTDAKTLLERLKEHDTAAESLIDQSAVLHQRVAAMREAGAAWTEKVGTGGGRGRAGRAVGRGPTAVSPQGQAAPAEQADPSRLRPHVLLSQENTQIRDLQQENRELWISLEEHQDALELIMSKYRKQMLQLLQGRKAEDAQPVLKVHQANSLEIESQIDRICEMGDVMRKAVQVDDDQFFKVQEKLAQLEKKC, from the exons ATGACCTGCACCATCGAGAAGATCCTCACGGACGCGAAGACGCTGCTGGAGCGGCTGAAGGAGCACGATACCGCTGCCGAGTCGCTCATCGACCAGTCCGCCGTTCTGCACCAGCGCGTAGCAGCCATGAGGGAGGCGGGCGCGGCCTGGACCGAGAAGGTGGGAACGGGCGGCGGGCGCGGGCGAGCGGGGCGGGCCGTGGGGCGCGGACCTACCGCCGTGTCTCCGCAGGGCCAGGCCGCCCCGGCGGAACAGGCAGACCCGTCCCGGCTGCGGCCGCATGTCCTCCTGTCCCAGGAGAACACGCAGATCCGCGACCTGCAGCAGGAGAACCGGG agctgtggaTCTCGCTGGAGGAGCACCAAGATGCATTAGAGCTCATAATGAGTAAATATAGAAAGCAGATGTTACAGCTTTTGCAGGGGAGAAAAGCTGAAGATGCACAACCAGTCTTGAAAGTTCATCAGGCTAATTCCTTG GAAATTGAAAGTCAAATAGACAGAATATGTGAGATGGGAGATGTGATGAGAAAAGCTGTTCAAGTCGATGATGATCAGTTCTTTAAAGTTCAGGAGAAACTAGCTCAGTTGGAG aaaaaatgttga
- the SIKE1 gene encoding suppressor of IKBKE 1 isoform X3 yields the protein MTCTIEKILTDAKTLLERLKEHDTAAESLIDQSAVLHQRVAAMREAGAAWTEKVGTGGGRGRAGRAVGRGPTAVSPQGQAAPAEQADPSRLRPHVLLSQENTQIRDLQQENRELWISLEEHQDALELIMSKYRKQMLQLLQGRKAEDAQPVLKVHQANSLEIESQIDRICEMGDVMRKAVQVDDDQFFKVQEKLAQLETCSD from the exons ATGACCTGCACCATCGAGAAGATCCTCACGGACGCGAAGACGCTGCTGGAGCGGCTGAAGGAGCACGATACCGCTGCCGAGTCGCTCATCGACCAGTCCGCCGTTCTGCACCAGCGCGTAGCAGCCATGAGGGAGGCGGGCGCGGCCTGGACCGAGAAGGTGGGAACGGGCGGCGGGCGCGGGCGAGCGGGGCGGGCCGTGGGGCGCGGACCTACCGCCGTGTCTCCGCAGGGCCAGGCCGCCCCGGCGGAACAGGCAGACCCGTCCCGGCTGCGGCCGCATGTCCTCCTGTCCCAGGAGAACACGCAGATCCGCGACCTGCAGCAGGAGAACCGGG agctgtggaTCTCGCTGGAGGAGCACCAAGATGCATTAGAGCTCATAATGAGTAAATATAGAAAGCAGATGTTACAGCTTTTGCAGGGGAGAAAAGCTGAAGATGCACAACCAGTCTTGAAAGTTCATCAGGCTAATTCCTTG GAAATTGAAAGTCAAATAGACAGAATATGTGAGATGGGAGATGTGATGAGAAAAGCTGTTCAAGTCGATGATGATCAGTTCTTTAAAGTTCAGGAGAAACTAGCTCAGTTGGAG
- the SIKE1 gene encoding suppressor of IKBKE 1 isoform X1, with translation MTCTIEKILTDAKTLLERLKEHDTAAESLIDQSAVLHQRVAAMREAGAAWTEKVGTGGGRGRAGRAVGRGPTAVSPQGQAAPAEQADPSRLRPHVLLSQENTQIRDLQQENRELWISLEEHQDALELIMSKYRKQMLQLLQGRKAEDAQPVLKVHQANSLEIESQIDRICEMGDVMRKAVQVDDDQFFKVQEKLAQLELENKELRELLSISKESFEVGREDLPDCEA, from the exons ATGACCTGCACCATCGAGAAGATCCTCACGGACGCGAAGACGCTGCTGGAGCGGCTGAAGGAGCACGATACCGCTGCCGAGTCGCTCATCGACCAGTCCGCCGTTCTGCACCAGCGCGTAGCAGCCATGAGGGAGGCGGGCGCGGCCTGGACCGAGAAGGTGGGAACGGGCGGCGGGCGCGGGCGAGCGGGGCGGGCCGTGGGGCGCGGACCTACCGCCGTGTCTCCGCAGGGCCAGGCCGCCCCGGCGGAACAGGCAGACCCGTCCCGGCTGCGGCCGCATGTCCTCCTGTCCCAGGAGAACACGCAGATCCGCGACCTGCAGCAGGAGAACCGGG agctgtggaTCTCGCTGGAGGAGCACCAAGATGCATTAGAGCTCATAATGAGTAAATATAGAAAGCAGATGTTACAGCTTTTGCAGGGGAGAAAAGCTGAAGATGCACAACCAGTCTTGAAAGTTCATCAGGCTAATTCCTTG GAAATTGAAAGTCAAATAGACAGAATATGTGAGATGGGAGATGTGATGAGAAAAGCTGTTCAAGTCGATGATGATCAGTTCTTTAAAGTTCAGGAGAAACTAGCTCAGTTGGAG CTTGAAAACAAAGAGCTGCGTGAATTATTGTCAATCAGCAAAGAGTCTTTTGAGGTGGGGAGAGAAGATCTGCCTGACTGTGAAGCTTAG
- the SIKE1 gene encoding suppressor of IKBKE 1 isoform X2: MTCTIEKILTDAKTLLERLKEHDTAAESLIDQSAVLHQRVAAMREAGAAWTEKGQAAPAEQADPSRLRPHVLLSQENTQIRDLQQENRELWISLEEHQDALELIMSKYRKQMLQLLQGRKAEDAQPVLKVHQANSLEIESQIDRICEMGDVMRKAVQVDDDQFFKVQEKLAQLELENKELRELLSISKESFEVGREDLPDCEA; this comes from the exons ATGACCTGCACCATCGAGAAGATCCTCACGGACGCGAAGACGCTGCTGGAGCGGCTGAAGGAGCACGATACCGCTGCCGAGTCGCTCATCGACCAGTCCGCCGTTCTGCACCAGCGCGTAGCAGCCATGAGGGAGGCGGGCGCGGCCTGGACCGAGAAG GGCCAGGCCGCCCCGGCGGAACAGGCAGACCCGTCCCGGCTGCGGCCGCATGTCCTCCTGTCCCAGGAGAACACGCAGATCCGCGACCTGCAGCAGGAGAACCGGG agctgtggaTCTCGCTGGAGGAGCACCAAGATGCATTAGAGCTCATAATGAGTAAATATAGAAAGCAGATGTTACAGCTTTTGCAGGGGAGAAAAGCTGAAGATGCACAACCAGTCTTGAAAGTTCATCAGGCTAATTCCTTG GAAATTGAAAGTCAAATAGACAGAATATGTGAGATGGGAGATGTGATGAGAAAAGCTGTTCAAGTCGATGATGATCAGTTCTTTAAAGTTCAGGAGAAACTAGCTCAGTTGGAG CTTGAAAACAAAGAGCTGCGTGAATTATTGTCAATCAGCAAAGAGTCTTTTGAGGTGGGGAGAGAAGATCTGCCTGACTGTGAAGCTTAG